The region TTGAGGATGCCGACTAAATTCAACCAAGATCTTATCTTATGGAATAAATTTTGGAATGTGCAAAAAGGGAAAACCCAGAAAAACCCAAGAACATGTCACCAACTCTCACCTTATGTGTTAGCCTCACCAGCACTACCTGGCAGGAGAGAAAGGATgtttatagtgtgtgtgtgtgtgtgaatgtcacttcccctttcttcttcctcttttaatACAAAAGTTatatgaaagaacaaaatttaaaaagcactagATGCTGTGTGTACGATGTCCTATTTTCTAAAGGGCAGTTCAGGTTCTTGCTGAGGTTCAAAGTCATTGCTTCTTGATATCAAGGaagcttttcttcccttttagtATAAGCTCCACTGTGCAAAAATGTGCATTATCTTTGGTATTTATTTTAGGTAGTCTGACTTAAAATTTGAGATAACCCATTAACAttatgaaaggggaaaaaaacccaacccgGAGGCTACCATTTGGCTAGCGTTACATAATGCCCTTATGTAACTggtaagagagagagggagagagaggaagagagaaggagggggagagggagggggggagagacagggagagagggagagagggagagagggagagagagggagagagagagagagagagagagagagagagagagagagaatcaattcTAGCAAACAAATTACTGGCCTCGAAAAATCAGGCTCTCATTTTGGCAGCTAATAGCCAAATACTTGCCACTTTGAAGCGCATATCATGAGCTTTCAACAAAGTTCAATACTGACTTTTAAATTACACTAAAGAAAAACTACACTGCAACAAAAATACAATTTGTGTTCATGTAGTTTTTAGCAGCTTTTCAAGATTAAGGCAGAGTCTTGCCTTTGTTATGCCATTAAAAACATTCTTGTTCCCTAAAGAGAAGCATTCTGAATAAGTCAAATACCCAACCAAGGCTTGCCTGCAAGTTCAAGTCTTGTAAAAACACAAAACGAAACACAAAACCCCCATAACTTATTCTACAACATGTATATGTGCCATCAGGTCATGGGGAGACATGTTTAGTGCTTTCCGTTAATCTTTGAGCTTACAGTCTTTCTCTGAAACCATTGTGCTCGCCTCAGTCCCTGGTGGCCACTTGCCTTGACCCACCTCTTCGCCAGTACCGTCGTCTGAATCACTGTTTTGGGCCTTTGACCACCAGACTGTGTTTTCACGTAACTATTCCAGAGAAAGAATCAGTAAGTCATATCTCTGATTCTCGCCGTAAGGGCCTGGGCTCTAGAGGTACGCTTGCCTGGTTGTGAAGGTCAATGTCAGGGGGTGTGTCTGTACTTGTGCTTTCTGGAACACCATTGTCACTGTCGTCTTCCTCTTTGCTCGTGAGGGCAACTTCATTTTCATAGCAAAATGAATTTGCATTTGAGAGGATATATTTCTTTTCTGCTAAGTCTCTGGCGCTGCAAAGGGGTGTGTTGGGTACTTCATAAGTCTTGTGGAACCTTGAATAGTCCACTTTGTAGTAATGCTTCTCTTCAAACAGGACGGGCTCATAGCGGTGGCCCCAAAGGATTTCATTTGCCAGGTACGAGCTACGGCACTGTGTCGTCATGGCCGTGGCTTCTACCATGCCTTCCAGTATCACGACAATTTCAAAGTCCGCGTTGTCAATGTCCTGTTTACTTAAGTCATACAAAGGGCTGTCTTCGTCGATTTCATGGACTATTGTGATTGGGGACACCAGAAATATACGGTCAATTCCACTGTCGAAGCCAACATTGATGTCTATTTGATCCAGGGGGATATACTCCCCTTCTGAAGTAATTCTGGATTTGAGGAGCTGCGCTCGAACATGAGCTTCCACCAAGTGGCTTTTCCGAAGATTGCCCACTCGCCACATCAAACAGAGCTTGCCATCTCTCATGGCAATCACGGCATTGTGACTGAAGACAAGAGTCTCATTTCTCTTCTTCGGTTTTGCCATCTTCGCCATGACTGCGCCAATGATAAAGGCGTCGATGATGCAGCCCACGATTGACTGGAACACCACCATGAAAACGGCGATCGGGCACTCGTCCGTGACGCACCTGAAACCATAGCCTATGGTGGTCTGGGTCTcaatggagaagaggaaggcgGCCGTGAAACTTTTGACCTCAGACACACAAGCTTTGCTCTCCTTTGGTGCATCCAGATCCCCATGGAGCAGAGCTATCAACCAAAATGCGCAGCCAAAAAATAGCCACGAGAGCACAAAAGCCAGGCAGAAGATAACCAGCATCCACCGCCAGCGAATGTCCACGCACGTGGTAAAGATGTCTGCAAGGTACCGTTGTCCCTTCTCACCCACGTTGATGAACTGAACATTGCAGTGCCCGTCTTTCTTCACAAAGCGGCTCCTGCATTGTTGTCGGGTGTGGACTTTGCTCTTCCCGTTCCCAAAGCCATTTGCAACCGCCATGGTGGCCAGCTTCATGCCGTCTTCTTCTGAAGACACGATGCTATAGCGGTTGGTTCGCACACTGCCCATCGCTTCTGCCGTGGACTCCAGTGcttctgctttggaaaacagtctgagtTTTTGCAAAACCCTTTGGAGAAACAGTTTTGAATGCTCAGTGAggacacacaccaaaaaaaaaaaataaggagagatggGGTTCTCCGGGAGCCTTGCGGTTCTACCAAGGTCTTTCTACTGACATGCAGAGTTACCTTAGTAACTCAGCTGACATCCAGAGAACAGGTCCTGCCAAAAACAGAGAGAGCATTCATTACAAAAGAAATCATTATTAAGGGCTCTGCTTCCTAAGGCAACACTTCCTAGCAAGACACAGAGTCAGAcgtagataaataaatatacccCATGTTGAATGACTGGGTTTTTAATTCTTTGCTccacaaaagatttttttaaattatacttaaaagcATTAAATCTTTAAACCCAGAAAAATTAGTTGTTTGCGACACTCCAGAAACTTTCAGGTTCTGTTTCTCCTATTATTTGCAAGCAATCTAAAATGTTCTGTTGTATGGGTCTACATCTCCCCTCTCATTCTCTtcttttgctttctctgtttGCAAGGGTCTTGAATTATTAAACAGAAGAAAGACTTTCTAACCCCAAGGTTAATCCAAAACTCAATCCATGGAGATTCAAGAACTTGGACACATCTAGAGAACACTCCATACGAACGCAGAATGTTAGTATCAGTTGAACTGCAGGTATATTATGGAAGAATATGACAAGGGTGAAATCAGAAGGCATaggttatttttgtttaaatgatgAAACTGAGCAGACAAGTCCTTAAAATCATCTGAAATGGATCCCAATTTCTGGCAAAATGTTTGGGCTGGCTTCCTCCTTCCGCACACTTCAAGCAGCCACTATGCAGAAATGCCTGATAACATCTCTGTTACTGCAAGTGATTCTGACTTGAAGACGCAAATTTGCTCTGGGGGAGAGAGAGCGATTCTGTTGCCTAGCAATCAGAGTCCTGAAAATTCTCTGGAGATGGGACTGCCATGTGTAATGACAGGCTTGGAAGTAAGCACCTTTGTGCCAAAGGACCAGGTCTTTAGTGGATTGAGATAAGGCAGGAACTCATTTCATATGAGTCCAATTCTGTGTTTTCCCAAACAGAGGCAACTGTGTAGGAATAGATCATAAATGTCAGTCAGCTTACTTTCACTTCCAAGCGCTGCTGTTTGCTGTATGTTCCTATGGAGAAGGCACTCACCTTTACCTAATGTGAACAAACAGTAGTTCTCAGTTTTCTACTCTTGCCTTATCCTAtcctaggttaaaaaaaaacaaaaaactatccATAGATTTTAACTTTCCTTCTCAGCTCCAAAGACACTATTTTTTCCCCTAGATTAATTAACAAAAGCCTAAGCAAAAGGCAGGGGGTGTTTTCTTtatcaaatataaattaatgcagcatagaattaaaaactaaaagtgaTTCTCCACATTTCAAGCAGCCACATCTTTCTCCTGCATTAAAGGCAGACAAGGAACAACAGATAAAAAAGGTCAGAAATCCATTGAAGCCCTCCTAATGAGGACTGCACTTTTGCTTTCTCCCCCAACCAAATCATATTAAGATTAAGCAGTTAACAAAACCAATCTCAGCCAAGCCACCtgcaaacaaaaaagcaagtcatttatcttatttttgttcACCCCCTTACAGAGAGGCAAGGTGCATTGTCTTTGAAAAATGCCTCGTTacagtcttttctcttttccctcctcatCCAAGTTATTATGCAAGAATGTGCCCCAACACATTTTTCCTGAGATTAGTCATCTGTGAAAATTGCAATGTGTGTTACATTTTGGCAGCTTTTGACACCTAAATGATGCCCGATTTGAAAGTGTCTTTGAATTACTTTATAAAAAGAAGTTACTGTGCCTTCCCAGTCTTCCACCTGCTTCAATGTTTTGTCTGCTTCTCTAGGAAGTCTGTACTTGGACAAAAGAAACAACACTCCTATTCCTCGGGGTTCTAGATCCTGGACCCACGAAAAGAACTTTCTATACAGTGCTCACAGCTCATTTGACTCTCATGAAATTGCCAAGCATTTCTACACAAAACCAGATAGAGGTGACACAACACCAAATGCAGGTGTATTTTTCCCAAACAAGGGTCGAGGGAAAGGCTTCACTTAAATAGTTCTTGTATCTTTGCATTTTGAGGGACTTCAGAATTTTATAAGCTGACACCAAGAAATTCCCTTTTCATGACTCAAAATAATCCTTCCTTCTGAGTTAGCATTAGGGACCATGCATAGACAGTCTCAAATTTCTTCTGACTTATTTCTGCACTTTTTCAGATTAAAGCATAACAACCACAGGAAATCTAAAGACTGAATTACGACTTTCCAAAAATCTTGACTCCAGGACATTAGCCTGAATCCCACAAAACTGCACACTACCAGCCTCCTCTGAATAGCTTTCCACATTTAGACCCTTGCAAAGAGCCTGGATTGAGTGACTATTATTGCTTCGTTTCCATTGCTAATGACAGAATGTGTTCCACATGCAGAGCATCATTTACAAATTTTACCATTTCCActtagaaaggggaaaaaggattTTGGGGTGCAAAATGGAGACTTTTGCCACTTTGAATAGATGTGCTCCAAAACACATTTGTATGTGTGCGTGCATTTAGACTTTTGTGTGGCTGATTACATAGCAAAAATCTAGAACCTGCCAAAGTCTGATAGGTTAATTGTTTTAGTATTCCACTAAGAAAAGTGACTTTCCTATTACCCTGCCCAAATGCCAAGTGGCTTTAGGCAAGGGGACAGACAACTTGCTTGCTCTTCTCTCACTGAAAATCACCAAGCCATGAGCATCTGGGAGAACTTCCATTAGCAACAGGGCTTCTGTGCAACTTGGTTTTATGGACAGATTCAAAATGATTTTTGGAGAAAGAATCAATTAAGAGCAGATGAGAACGCTGAGTGAGGTGACTCCTTGATGGGAACAACTGGGAAGAATCAATATTTGATTGGATGAACAACGTGGGAATCCCCCTTTCAGCCAAAATACTGAAGGGCCTGATGTAAATTTGAAAGACACAAATCATCATTTCACCCAGGCTATAACCAATGAGGTAGAAAATGTTTCTGGGAAATTGAGAGGCTACATGTGGTGCTGTTCATGGTAAGACTATTTATAGGCTGAGCCAAAATTAAGCataagcaatggaaaaaaatagttcaGTGCTTCAATCTTAGGTAGATGTTAAGGGACAGGGAGCtatgggtgaaaaaaaaaatgtcaaggagATAACATAATGACTGACCCTAAGTCATTTTTATCATATAGGAAAAATTTCCaatatgaattataaaaaaacccagaaaaatgtAATTGTGAACAATAAAGAAGAATGCATGTGCCCCATGCTATGTTCATGGTGTAGTGAAAAAGCAAGTTTCTCACTAAGGATGAGAGCTAGGTAGCACAAGCTAGGTAGTGTGTTGGGCTTAGAGAGAGGTCTGCTAATGAGTGTTTAGAGCAGCTATTCCCCAGCTGACGCCATATAGACCAGCCTGGTGTGCTCTGGGCACATGTTGCTATGTGAGCACAACTGCTAGCAAAGCAACCTCTTAGAAGCTCAGTaaacagaagggagggggaggggaaacaaggaaggggaaggggatacCCATTTACCTACGTGATCACCTCAACATTTACAATCAACAATACATGCAGCATCACTCAGCATACACAAATGCCGAAAAATATACGTTATATGAGAAAcgaaaaaatacactaaaataaagaaaaacttaaagcAGTCAATCTGTTCGGGTAAAGACATGGTCAACCTTTCAAGCTACTCAAAAGTCATACAAGGACTCTACTGCTAACTGCGGATTCAACAACCAGGGAGTCTCATGGAAGTGGAAATACCATGGGTTCCTTTTAATGACAAATTTACAAGAGCTTAGAGCAAATATTCCTAGGGACACCAATAACATGAAATAAAGTGCCCCCAAAACATGAGGGGGAAGGGTTAAAGGCAAAGTGAAATGACCTTGaccccaactcccacccctcccacagtCCTTGAAGTTACACCTTTTATCCCTGAGCATGGAGATTTTTCCAGATAAtggcaaatataaataaaacacaggagATGAGGGTGGAAGTGAGCAAGGAAAAGCTAACAAGTGCATGCTAATACACAGCAGACATACAACAGTGGTTGGTGGGAGAAAATCTGACAGTCTTTAGATTATTAATGtgaaaaaagtgataaaaagcaataTGCATTCTTTGCATAcccaaaacacatttttcaaataaagtcttATTTCTTACAGGTAAGTCCTGAGTTTATAAAAATCCCCAGGATTCACAGCCATATCCTGGTTGCCATCCTACTGATACATTCACCCAGGCACAAACATTTcctatctctattttttttccaattgtcACGATGAGTCTGTGTTATGATGCAATCTTTTTTGCAGAAAATGTCGTTTCCACCACTAGGCTCCCTAGAAATCACACTGTCTTCAACTTAAGTGTTAGTACTATTAAGAATCATAAGTTGCTTAGGGGAGAGAGACATAATGGTGTCAAAGTTTTTCGGTGTTTAGGCTCCATTCCAACTCGAGCTCCTGCTCTTCTTCCCCAAAGCAACTTTGAGACGCTTGCTCTGTTTCGAATTCGACACTACACTCGAAGcaatgacaaaggaaaaaaaaaaaaagccatggatCAAAGGATCAAGAGAATTGCTGAGTACCAAGGTCTGGCAAGGTTTGAGACCAGTACTTTACATATACACTGTCcgctccttcccttttcttcgtTAGAGTGAGAGTCAAAGTAAAGTTCCCTCGTCCTTGTCTCCAAACTCAGTGTCTCGCTACAGCTGGTGCATTGGAAGTTATGAGCACAAACAGATGCTGCAGAGAAATGTTTCTATTGCTCAACTGTTCCAAGCATGTCTCAGTATTTTTAGATCTGGGGATGTTCTGGTGCGCACACAAACTCTATAGGCATGATCTGGGACTCGGGAGCTTTGGTGAGCGCTACTGCAGCATGACAGCTGGGCACCTCTGGAGCAGCGGGGCAGGACGCAGTCGCGAATGGCAGCCGGAGTCCACTCCCCAGGACACAcaggcagagagacagaaggagagaaagaaaacacacagcaGCCCTTACCTGTTGCTGGAGCAGGAGCATGGGGACATGGAGTGGAAGTTGGGGGGCACAGAGGCATGTAAGATCCAGTAGTTTGTAAGAGCCAGTGAGCCAAAGCAAACCAGAATTCCCAAGACTCAGCTTGCGGGCTACGGGGAAGACTGCGcgctggccagggctccagtgcgCTCTGCAATATCCTGGGCTCTTTTGAGCCGGCCCACGAGATACCGGCCTGCTTGGCTCCGCCCCCCGGTCGCTGCGGGCCAATCGCAGCAGGTCTGGTTGCGCGTCCGGCCCAGAAAACCGcggcggggaggggaggatgcTACACCCGCGGCCTTGGGCACTGCCAACTAGGAGAACCTGCCGCGGCTTCCACCGCCTACAGCCTCCGAGCCCGGTCCGGGAGTCAGGCCCCGGCTGGGCAGGAGGAGCTTGCGCTCCATCTTGGAAAGCAGCAGGTGGAAAGCTCCGCTTCCGGGCTTTGGGGGCTACTTAAAATTGCAGCCTGGCCTTAGGCAAAGTTTCCTACCCTTCTCAGAGCCCCACACTTCCCTTTTTCTATCCTCTGTAGCCACTGCGCCGTGCGTGCTTCTCGAGGGGACAGAGAAATGCTGGTGCCAGTGCCAGGGCGAAACGTCTGCAGCTAGGGAGGATTGCATTTCAACCCTGGTGCGCCCACCCTTCCTCCCACGCCCCCCGAATCCGCTGCAGAACCTGCACTACGC is a window of Phyllostomus discolor isolate MPI-MPIP mPhyDis1 chromosome 8, mPhyDis1.pri.v3, whole genome shotgun sequence DNA encoding:
- the KCNJ2 gene encoding inward rectifier potassium channel 2, which codes for MGSVRTNRYSIVSSEEDGMKLATMAVANGFGNGKSKVHTRQQCRSRFVKKDGHCNVQFINVGEKGQRYLADIFTTCVDIRWRWMLVIFCLAFVLSWLFFGCAFWLIALLHGDLDAPKESKACVSEVKSFTAAFLFSIETQTTIGYGFRCVTDECPIAVFMVVFQSIVGCIIDAFIIGAVMAKMAKPKKRNETLVFSHNAVIAMRDGKLCLMWRVGNLRKSHLVEAHVRAQLLKSRITSEGEYIPLDQIDINVGFDSGIDRIFLVSPITIVHEIDEDSPLYDLSKQDIDNADFEIVVILEGMVEATAMTTQCRSSYLANEILWGHRYEPVLFEEKHYYKVDYSRFHKTYEVPNTPLCSARDLAEKKYILSNANSFCYENEVALTSKEEDDSDNGVPESTSTDTPPDIDLHNQASVPLEPRPLRRESEI